A stretch of DNA from Besnoitia besnoiti strain Bb-Ger1 chromosome II, whole genome shotgun sequence:
TCACTGTGAAAGCGAGGCGTTCCTCCGTAGCTGATAACGCTGTGAGCTGCGCATACGGCTCAGACAGCAACCCCAACGCACTGAATGTGGAAATCACACAAGAGAAGAACACATTAACTCTGACCTGTGGGGAGGATGGCGTCATCAAGCCGGCGACTGACGAAGGGCACTACTGCGAGGACGAGAAGCTGGAGAAATGTGAAAAGAGCTTCCAGGATATTCTTCCCAAGTTCGACAACCAGTGGTGGACTAAGAAGGGAcagccgcctgccgccaTGAAGCTGACGATCCCTAGAGAGGACTTTCCGTCTGAGGAGCAGAAGTTTTACATTGGATGTTCACCCAAATCGACGGACGTCGAACCGAAAGCCTCCGTTTTGGAAGGAGATGGCGCTCAAGCACCTTCCACGGGTCCCACAACTTGCAGGGTGCTGGTGACAGTGAAGGCTGCAGGATCTGTCTCGAAAGTTTCCACTTTTGGTCAGCTCTTTCCACTGGCAggtgctgcggctgccctAGGGCACCTCTCCATCTTCACCTGAACTCCAACAGGCTTTTAGAAAGCTCGAGCCGTTGCTGCTATTAGTGAAGTAAGACAATGGATTGGCAGTACGCACGGGGCCTCCCCTTCCCCTGCTACCTCCAATGTCTGcatccgcttcgcctcgtaTAGAGGCATAGCCTTTGACGTGCGAGATGCGTTTGCATGTGGGAATTCGGtagcgcgtcgctgcagggATCGTACCCGTCGCACGTCATGCATGGATGGGTGTCTCACCGCACTTCCCATGTGTCGCCAATATGGCGCAGGCGTGTGTGTCACCAGGGACACATGGCCGCTTAAATAGGCTGTCCCAGTCGTCCATTCATgtgtgcgcgtcgctccgAGATGCTGGAAGGTTTTCATCCAGAGGTACGTTGCGTTCCTCGGCTGTTCTCGATGAGTACAGACTCTGAATCACGTCAAGTGCATAAAGCATCGCAGCAGCATTCCACGGAGATTCGCGAAGTGTTAGCGTTTGCGCGATGCTGTGTGGAATATCTATATTGAAGAACTTGCCCCAGAAAACATTTCGATTGCTGAGAGAAACTGCCTTGTGTCCACCAGACAGAAGGACCGCGGTTCGCCGTTGTCCGCGTCGGACTCCCGGGATGTCCTGGGCCGCTGACGGCGGGATATCTGTGGCGTCCGCGATGATTCCACGGCATCGTGCACATGCTTGCACGCGTGATGACATCTGGGCCTGCTAATCGAAGGTGCTCACCACAAAAGGCGGATCTTTCTTCCTGTTATGTGCAGCTTTTACACAGTGGACGCCACCTCGTGTTGGTTCTGAGGCCTCTCCTGAGGAACCACGCTTTGCTTTTCGCTCACCGGCCGGGCATCACTTCTTTTTTAACGCTGCGAAAGAGCAGCAAGGAGCTCTGATTCAATAATGGCCAGTGCCGCACATGCTGCCAATTCAGTGCTCAGAGCGCTGAGCGACACAATAGGATTCAAACGAAGCATTGATCTTGCTGCCATATCCGATAGGCGCTGTTCTGCCGTACGGCCTGCACCACGGGGTTCTCCGTTGATCCCTACCTCACGGTCGGCTACGGCAGCAGACGTCATCAGTTTCCCAAGGGTCGCAGATCCAGCTGGCTGGTCTTGTATTCGCCAGTGAGACAGGAACATGTGACTAGTTCCATGTTGGCAATGCAGATGGCAGGCAGACGATATGAGCCAATAGTAACAAGATCTTGCAAGTGCCGCGTTTATTGGAATTGTACTCATGTCGAAGCAGAGCCAGCTAAAAATTGTTTCGTCTGCTGTTCTCCTTAACATTACAGCTATGTTGAgttatcgcacccagatgATTCCATCTCGGGACACCGTTTTGTAACTTCGCTTCGTATTGTACTAGAGGCTGCCGCTACGCCCCCGGTGATAGAGCCTGCTGCTCTCCTATGTCGGGATTTCTTCTCGTGTCAACACAGCTTCGGGCTCAAGCGTGCCGTCTTGTCACGGCCTTCTACACTGTACCAGTCCAGTTGCCCATCTTTTGCTCTTCAGGTCGTGTCCCGCTGAATCTACGACAACAAAGCTGTGTTTCCTTACTCATCTCTAGCCCCATTCGAGATCTCGTGGTTTCGTTATACGCACAGCACCCAAGTGGAAGGCAGGTTCCGTATGTTTCTTGGAGTGCGAAGGGAACCTGCCAGCGGACAGCGAACGGCAGTCGTCCGCAGAGCAGGGTTACCTCTTCTCCTGATGGTGCTGTGATACGCACATGCCGCCAAACTGTGCCTATGCAGCAAGACTAGCATACGGTAAAGTAATGTGATAAGAATGAAAGTGGTTTCGGCCACATTTGCCAGAATAACCGTTGCAGCTGAAGCCATCAGGAATTTGTGCATTAGCGGCAAAGACAAGCCGTCAATTACCCCTGTCATATCGCTACCCTCCATTCCTTATACCCGGGCAACTTGACCCTTCCACCGAactccgctgcctccccccTGTTCCCGCATTCACAAAAGATATCACGCGTTGAATGCACACACATAATTGGCCGAGAAGACAGTTTTCTGGTCGTTTCGCCGCGTTTTTTGACATTTTGGTTGCATAATATTTTTTCGGCATGCGAGCCTCTGCCGGTTTTTCACAATGGCGAGACAAACACGAAGGCAGCATTGTACCGACTGTCTGCCCAACGTGGACAGGTGGATGCACCTCTGCATCGGAGGACTGATGCTGTTCTCCATTGAGCATGTCATGGCAGCTTCCTTGCAGAAGGGTGTTGAGGAACCGTTGACGGGTGAAACTGGAGCTGCAAGTTGGCCAGGAATTGTGGCAAAATGCCCTCCAGCTGCACCTGCTCGGGGTGGTGGCGGCGATCCAGATCCTATCCCAGTAACCTTGTCAAGGAACCAGTTAGTCACGACGTTGCAGTGCTCTGAAGCGGACACAGAAGAAGTCCCACGAGGACTATCAAACGTATGCGTGTCTAAGGATGGCGCTACCGTGGATGCTTGCTCGAAGGGGACAGGCGAAAGCGGCGACGTTGTCGCACTCAAGGACGTGCTTGGAGAGGGGAGCGACGCCAAATGGGTAAAAAAAGGCTCTGAGACACAAACGGTTGAAAACGCGTgggtgctgcagctgcaagAAACAGACCTGCCTTTCACTGATGAATCCTTCTTTGTGGGTTGCCAGAGAAAGCCTTCTGCGTCAGGAGGAACCGTGTGTCGTGTGAATGTGACCGTCGAGGCGAGAGCTTCCTCTGCTACCGGCACCGCCGTGACGTGTGCGTATGGCTCGCACAGCAACCCTGAAGCCTTGAACGTAGAGATAACGGAAGAGAAAAATACGTTGACCCTCGCGTGTGGACAACATGGCGCAATACT
This window harbors:
- a CDS encoding SAG-related sequence (encoded by transcript BESB_035050), with amino-acid sequence MARQTRRQHCTDCLPNVDRWMHLCIGGLMLFSIEHVMAASLQKGVEEPLTGETGAASWPGIVAKCPPAAPARGGGGDPDPIPVTLSRNQLVTTLQCSEADTEEVPRGLSNVCVSKDGATVDACSKGTGESGDVVALKDVLGEGSDAKWVKKGSETQTVENAWVLQLQETDLPFTDESFFVGCQRKPSASGGTVCRVNVTVEARASSATGTAVTCAYGSHSNPEALNVEITEEKNTLTLACGQHGAILPTKYDAVYCDDDKLTSCTKSYGDIFQNYSQTWWNQEKQSAPVTLTVPKGAFPAQDKTFYVGCNHTSLGTKKPGRAGTAVRPESDTAKGVSQCRVKVTVKAASSGSFVADATRVGLPLFGVVVLGKLLSVTV